CCGCCAACGATAAATTTGGATAAGTCCGATCCGGAGTGCGATCTCAATTACATTCCTAATCAAAGTATCGAAAAGTCGATCGACATCGCGCTGTGTAACTGTATCGGTTTCGGCTCGAAAAACTCCGCACTGGTCGTCGCTCGGGGGTGTTGACGTGGAGCGGAGTTACGACAAAGAAATGATGGATCTTCCGGACAACCTTCCGGAGATCTTGGCCGAGGACTTGAACAACCTGCGTATCCTCAACCGATACTTGAGCGGCTCGCGCAGCGTGATGTCGGCGCTTCAGCAAGCTGTGGGGGATGAGCTACCGAAAGAGCTTTCGATACTGGATGTCGGCACCGGTAGCGCCGATATTCCAGCGGCAATATTTGCTTGGGCAAAACGGCGCAAGGTCGCGGCGAATATCGTAGCCGTGGAGGCAGACTGGATAACCGCGCGCATCGCGGCTGATCAAACCAGGAAACTCGGGGCCATCAAGATTATTCGAGCTGATGCCAGGGCACTGCCATTTTCTCCCGGCTCTTTCGATTTCGTAATCGCATCGCAGTTTTTGCATCATTTCTCGGAGGACCGAATCATCGAGCTTTTGAAGCATTGGGCCACGCTGGGACGGCGTGCGATTGTGATCAGCGATCTGATAAGAAGCCCGATTGCCTATTTTGGAATTCGACTGCTCACCAAGCTTGCGACGCGCAACGTCATGACGCTGATTGATGCGCCGCTGTCGGTGCGACGTGCATTCACATTTAGCGAATGGCACCGCCTCTTGTCCCAGGCCGATATCGGGCCGGTGAAAATGTTCTCGGTTTGCCCTTTTCGCATGGCTGCCGTGGTTCAACTGGGAGGGCGGCAATGAAGGAGTTCGATGTTGCAATCATTGGCGCCGGACCGGCGGGCAGCGCGACTGCGATCACGCTTGCGCAGAGCGGGTTTGATGTTGTGCTGATCGATCGCGCGTTTTTCCCGCGCGATAAACTATGCGGCGATTTTGTCAATCCGATTAACTGGCCAGTGCTCCAAGAACTGAATGTTGCCCACGAGTTGCTTTCTTTGCCGCATACCAAGGTCTCGACGTTTCGCCTGACCACGGCCGGCGGAGCGGAAGCGGTCCGTGCTATGCCGGGGCAAGGCGTGTATCACTTCGGACTGGGTCTTAGACGCTTTCATCTTGATCATGTGCTTTTTGAGCGGGCGGCGCGCTCCGGCGTGAGTGTTTATCAAGGGGTCAAGGTGAGCGGCGTAAAGCGCGTTTCGCGTGGCTGGCATTTGGATCTGAATGAGCACGGTCGCCCATGGGTTGCTCAAGCTAAGCTTCTGGTCGGTGCTGATGGCAGAAACTCTTGGGTGGCACGGCAAATCGGCGTTGCGTCTAAGCCTGCCAAGTACCCAGCTTCAGTGGGATTTGAAATCCAATTACAAAAAGTCCCGGGGTCGTGTGGCAGTGTCGAGATTCATCAGTACGTCGGCGGTTATGGGGGAGTGGTGCGGGTCGATCCGAGTACCGTCAATCTTTGCTTTACGGTAAAGCGATCGCTGCTCGGGAAATCGATTTCCTTCGATAATCTGCGCGAGCGTTTTCTGCGCCACAATCCGTTTCTCAATGTGCTTGTGCGCGCGAGCGAGCCGGTAAGCGATCTGCGTTCAGTGTGGCCGGTTTATTTTCCGGCGCGACGCTGTTTTGGCGATGGTTTTCTGCTGGTGGGAGACGCGGCTCGGGTAACGGAGCCGCTAACCGGTGAAGGAATTTTCTTCGCACTCAGAGCCGGCCAGTTGGCCGCAAGAACGATGGCCTCAGCCTTGCGGCAGAACAATTTTACAGAGGTACAGCTCGGTTCGTACGATCGAGCCTGCCGGAGGGAGTTTAGCGCGCGCCAGCGGCTTAACGCGCTAATACGGAACTGCATCTATCGACCGAGATTACTGTCGTTGGCGGTGCCGCTCTTGAGTCGTCAAACGCAGCTTTTGGATTCTTTGATTAGCCAAGTCTGTCTGCCGCGTTTGGCTTGTGATTGACAAATCATGTCTAATAATCTTGGGCCTTGCGAGAGTTATGGAACATTTTAGCAAAACATCTCTCATTGCGGCGCCGGCCCAGCTGGTTTTTGGCTGGCATGAAGCTCCCGAGGTGTTCGAAAAGTTGACTCCACCCTGGGAGCATGTGCGAATTATCGAGCGCAGCGCCGAGGGCATTAAACCTGGAACCCAATTGACTCTTGAGATGCGCCTCGGACCACTTAGGCGGCGTTGGATCGCGGTTCATACCGCTTACGAGCCCGGACGGATGTTTCGTGATGAGCAGTTATCAGGTCCCTTCAAGATTTGGGTTCACACCCATAGCGTCACACCGAAAGATCGGAATTCCTGTGAGCTGACCGATGATATCCAATATCAGTTACCATTTGGATGGATCGGTCGGTTGGTTGGCGGTTGGTTGATACGGCGCAAACTCAACCGTCTGTTCGATTATCGCCACCGGGTGACCAAACAGGCATGCGAGCATCAGGTTGATTTTCCGATCACAAAGAACCGTTCCGGCAATCTTCACTTGCTTGAAGCGCGCCGCCGAATTGGAAATTGAGCACTAATCTAGCGGGATGCTTCGGCTAGGCTAGTGAATTATCTCAAGACTAACGGCATCGCGAGCGGTGGCATCGATTTTCACGCCCGCTGGCTCAATGGCGTTGGATGTTTTAAGAAGGTGTG
This region of Deltaproteobacteria bacterium genomic DNA includes:
- a CDS encoding NAD(P)/FAD-dependent oxidoreductase: MAPPLVPGRYRAGENVLGLPFSHGCRGSTGRAAMKEFDVAIIGAGPAGSATAITLAQSGFDVVLIDRAFFPRDKLCGDFVNPINWPVLQELNVAHELLSLPHTKVSTFRLTTAGGAEAVRAMPGQGVYHFGLGLRRFHLDHVLFERAARSGVSVYQGVKVSGVKRVSRGWHLDLNEHGRPWVAQAKLLVGADGRNSWVARQIGVASKPAKYPASVGFEIQLQKVPGSCGSVEIHQYVGGYGGVVRVDPSTVNLCFTVKRSLLGKSISFDNLRERFLRHNPFLNVLVRASEPVSDLRSVWPVYFPARRCFGDGFLLVGDAARVTEPLTGEGIFFALRAGQLAARTMASALRQNNFTEVQLGSYDRACRREFSARQRLNALIRNCIYRPRLLSLAVPLLSRQTQLLDSLISQVCLPRLACD
- a CDS encoding methyltransferase domain-containing protein, translated to MERSYDKEMMDLPDNLPEILAEDLNNLRILNRYLSGSRSVMSALQQAVGDELPKELSILDVGTGSADIPAAIFAWAKRRKVAANIVAVEADWITARIAADQTRKLGAIKIIRADARALPFSPGSFDFVIASQFLHHFSEDRIIELLKHWATLGRRAIVISDLIRSPIAYFGIRLLTKLATRNVMTLIDAPLSVRRAFTFSEWHRLLSQADIGPVKMFSVCPFRMAAVVQLGGRQ
- a CDS encoding SRPBCC family protein; the encoded protein is MEHFSKTSLIAAPAQLVFGWHEAPEVFEKLTPPWEHVRIIERSAEGIKPGTQLTLEMRLGPLRRRWIAVHTAYEPGRMFRDEQLSGPFKIWVHTHSVTPKDRNSCELTDDIQYQLPFGWIGRLVGGWLIRRKLNRLFDYRHRVTKQACEHQVDFPITKNRSGNLHLLEARRRIGN